CAGCCCGGACGGCTCCCACGACGCCGGCATGCAGCCGCTGTTCGACCTGATCGTGCGCCACGTCGCGCCGCCGAGCGTCGAGGAAGGCCCGTTCCGGATGATCGGCACCATTCTCGAAGCCAACCCTTATCTCGGCCGCATCATCACCGGCCGCATCACTTCCGGCTCGATCAAGCCGAACCAGGCCGTGAAGGTGCTGGGCGCCGACGGCAAGACCATCGAGCAGGGTCGCATCACCAAAATCCTCGCCTTCCGCGGCATCGAGCGCACCCCGCTCGATGAAGCCGACGCCGGCGATATCGTCGCGATTGCGGGCCTCACCAAGGGCACCGTCGCCGACACCTTCTGCGACCCCACGGTCGAAACGCCGCTGGTGGCGCAGCCGATCGATCCGCCGACGGTGTCGATGTCGTTCATTGTCAACAACTCGCCGCTCGCCGGCACCGAAGGCGACAAGGTGACCTCGCGCATGATCCGCGACCGCCTGCTGCGCGAAGCCGAAGGCAACGTCGCGCTGCGCGTGGTCGAGGCTTCCGACAAGGATTCGATGGAAGTCTCCGGCCGCGGCGAATTGCAGCTCGCGATCCTGATCGAGACCATGCGCCGCGAAGGTTTTGAACTCTCGGTGTCGCGCCCGCGCGTCGTGCTGCAGAAGGACGAAGCCACCGGCAATTGGCAGGAGCCGATCGAGGAAGTCGTGATCGACGTCGACGAGGAGCATTCCGGCGTCGTCGTGCAGAAGATGAGCGAACGCAAGGCCGAGATGATCGAGATGCGCCCCTCCGGCGGTAACCGCCTGCGCCTCGTGTTCTACGCGCCGACCCGCGGCCTGATCGGCTATCAGGGCGAACTGCTCACCGATACCCGCGGCACCGCGATCATGAACCGCCTGTTCCACGGTTATGCACCCTACAAGGGCGACATCCAGGGCCGCCGCAACGGCGTCTTGATCTCCAACGATCAGGGCGAGGCGGTGGCTTATGCGATGTTCAAGCTGGAAGACCGCGGCCCCATGATGATCGAGCCGGGCTGGAAGGTCTACAAGGGCATGATCGTCGGCGAGCATACCCGCGACAACGACCTCGAGATCAACATCCTCAAGGGCAAGCAGCTCACCAACATCCGCACCACCTCCAAGGACGAAGCGGTGCGCCTGACGCCGCCGATCCGGATGACGCTCGAAAAGGCGCTGGCCTATATCGAGGAGGACGAGCTGGTCGAAGTGACCCCGAAATCGATCCGCCTGCGCAAGAAGTTTTTGGACGCCAACGACCGCAAGCGCGCGGAAAAAGCCAAGGAAGCGGTGGCGTAACTGCCCCGGCTCGTCATGCCCCGCGAAGGCGGGGCATCCAGTAATAACTAGCGCCTGAGATAGAACCGAGGGGGCCGCGGCGTACTGGATCATCCGCTTTCGCGGATGATGACAGCTATGCATGCCGCGACTTCAGGCGCGGCGGCGAACATGCTAGAGGCAAGGGCATGTCCTCCCTCCCCTCCTCTGTCGATGTCGCCATCATCGGCGCCGGCGCCGCCGGCCTCGGCGCCGCGAACGCGCTGAAGAATTCCGGCCTCTCCGTCCTCGTGCTGGAAGCGCGCGATCGCGTCGGCGGCCGGGCGCACACCATCATGGCCTCGCCTGACGTCACCTTCGACGTCGGCTGCGGCTGGCTGCATTCGGCGGACGAAAATTCCTTCGTCAAAATCGCCGAACGGCTCGGCTTCGAAATCAACAAGTCACTGCCGCCCTGGCGCGAACGCGCCTATGGCAAGGCATTTCCACAAGAAGATCGCGACGACTTCATCCGCGCTCTGGATGCGTTCTACGATCGCGCCGAGAAGGCCGCGATCGACGCCGAGCAGAGCGGCCGAGACGTTGCCGCCAGCCTGTCTCTCGAGCCCGGCAACCGCTGGAACCCGATGATCGATGCGATCTCGACCTACATCAATGGCTGCGAGCTCGATCAGGTCTCCATTCTAGACATGGACGCCTATGAGGATACCGACCTCAACTGGCGCATCCGCCGCGGCTACGGCACGCTGATTGCCGCCTATGGCGCGACATGTCCGCTCGCGCTCAAGTGCGAGGTGACTCTGATCGATCATTCAGCAAAGCGCGTCCGCATCGAAACTTCGCGGGGCACGCTGACGGCCGACAAGGTGATCGTCACCGTGCCGACCAATTTGATCGCCGACGAAGCCATCCGCTTTCATCCGCCCTTGCCGGCAAAAGTCGACGCCGCGCGCGGCCTGCCGCTCGGCCTCGCCGACAAGGTGACACTCGCTTTGGACCAGCCGGAGACACTGCCGAAAGAAGGCAATCTGCGCGCCGCCACCATGCGCACCGAAATGGGCACCTATCACATCCGCCCATTCGGCCAGCCCTGCATCGAAGGCTTTTTCGGCGGCCGTTTTGCGCAATCGCTGGAAGACGGCGGCGAAGGCGCAATTGCCGCCGCGAGCATCGACGAGATCGTCTCGTTTCTCGGCAACGATTTTCGCCGCAAGCTGAAACCGCTTGCAGAATCGCGCTGGGCCCACGACCCGTTTGCGCGCGGTTCGTATTCGCACGCGCTGCCGGGCCACGCGGGGGACCGCGAAGTGCTGGCCGCGCCGGTCGACGGGCGATTATTCTTTGCGGGAGAGGCGACGTCGCCGGGGTTTTTCTCGACCGCGCATGGGGCAAGGGATTCGGGAGACAGGGCGGCGAAAGAAATACTACACGCTATCAACAAGTAGGGCCACTTGCGCGACATCTACCATGGTCTATCCTGCGGATAGACGCTTGTCGGAAATCGCCATGAAGAAAACTACAGACAATTGGACGTGGCAAGAGATCAGCTTTCCCAAGTGGCGTAGCACCGTGAACCGGCGGCTTAAGGATATCTAGTCGTCCGTGAAGAACCATCCAAGCGGTTGATCAAGAATCGATTTTCCGGGCGAGATTGGCTTTGAGATTGCAAGCTTTGGGGCTTTGACTGCCCAAAAGCTTGCAATTTCATTTTTGAGGATTCCGTCGAATCGCGAGCCGTGATTCCGTCATCGCATCGGAGGGAGCGATGCGACCAAGGGAACGACGAGAGACGGGACAAGCCGATCTTCTGCGCTCGCGGCTGGACGCGATCATCGACATGGGCCACCCGCTGGTGAAGCTGGCACAGACGATCGACTGGTCGTTCCTGGAGCAGCGGTTCGGGGCGGTCTATGAGGACAAGCCGGGCCGGCCGCCATTGCCGACCCGCCTGATGGCGGGACTCGCGATCCTCAAGCACACCTACGACCTCTCTGATGAGGTGTTGTGCGAGCGCTGGGTGGAGAACCCCTATTACCAGTTCTTCTGCGGCGAGGAGTTCTTCCAGCACCGGTTGGTGTTCGATCGCTCTTCGCTGACGCGCTGGCGACAGCGGATGGGCGAGGAGAAGTTGCAGGCCTTGCTGCAGGAGAGCCTTGCGGTGGCCAGCAAGACCGAGGCGATCAAACCGGCCGATCTTAATCGGGTCATCATTGATACGACGGTGCAGCCCAAGAACGTGATGTTCCCGACCGATGCCAGGCTGCTGAACCGCGCCCGCGAGATCCTGGTCCGGCTGGCGAAGCGATATGGTGTCAAGCTGCGCCAGTCCTATGCCAGGGTGGGCAAGTTCGCGCTGATCAAGCACCAGCGTTATGCCCACGCCAAGCAGTTCAAGCGCGCCAACAGAGCCTTGAAGAAGCTCAAAATCTATCTCGGCCGCATCATCCGCGACATAGGCCGCAAACTCGGCGGCAACGCCGACTTGCTCGGGGGGGTCGTGTTGGAGCGCATGCTGGCGCGGGCGCGACAAGTGCTCGAGCAGAAGCAGCGCCAGCGTGGCCCGAAGCTCTACTCGCTGCACGCGCCGGAGGTGGAATGCATCGGCAAGGGCAAGGCGCACCGGCCTTACGAGTTCGGCGTCAAGGTCTCGGTCGCCACTACGCTGGCGCACGCCAAGGGCGGGCAGTTCGTGAGCCATGTGAAGGCGCTGCCCGGCAACCCCTATGACGGCCACACACTTGCAACCGTCATCCCCGAGATGGAGGCGCTGATCGGCAACACCATCGAGCGCGCGCTCCTCGACAAGGGCTATCGCGGCCACAACGCTCCGCCCGATTACAAGTTCAGGGTGTTCATCTCAGGACAGAAGCGGCGGGTGACGCCACAGATCAAGCGCCAGCTGCGACGGCGTTCCGCCGTCGAGCCGGTCATCGGCCACCTCAAATCCGAGCACCGCATGGGCCGCAACTACCTCTGGCATCGTGAAGGCGACGCCATCAACGCCGTCCTCGCCGCCGTCGGCTATAACTTCCGCCGCCTGATCTGCTGGCTCAGGCTCTTGTTGTGGCAAATCATCGCCACCTTCCCCGGGTCAATCCAGCCTGAAAATCCAGGATTCTTCACGGCCGACTATCTACCTCATCACAATCGACGATGCAGGCATCGATGATGAGAGGTTGGTCTCACATTGGCAGATGAAGCAATCTCCCTACGAGTTTGTCGAATGGTATGCCATCAAGTACGACCTTGATCCCAAGTATGCCATCGGACTTTAGCCCTTGAAGACGTTATCCCGATGAAACCTGAGAAAGTGCGCATTCGGATGAAGGGTTTCGTCCTTCGGTAGGTAGATAGCACCACTCTTGTTCAAGAGACGTGCAGCGTCTTCGGGAACATGGTTCTTTGCGACGAGTATCTTGTAGTCGTCTCCTACCGAAATAAGCCCTCTATCAAACATCCAATGCACTGTTCCAGAAAGGGCTAG
This portion of the Bradyrhizobium sp. AZCC 2262 genome encodes:
- the typA gene encoding translational GTPase TypA, yielding MNLRNVAIIAHVDHGKTTLVDRLLQQSGTYRENQKVTERAMDSNDLERERGITILAKAASVQWKDTRINIVDTPGHADFGGEVERILNMVDGALVLVDAAEGPLPQTKFVVSKALKVGLKPIVVINKVDRPDARPTEVINEVFDLFAALDASEEQLDFPILYGSAKQGWMADSPDGSHDAGMQPLFDLIVRHVAPPSVEEGPFRMIGTILEANPYLGRIITGRITSGSIKPNQAVKVLGADGKTIEQGRITKILAFRGIERTPLDEADAGDIVAIAGLTKGTVADTFCDPTVETPLVAQPIDPPTVSMSFIVNNSPLAGTEGDKVTSRMIRDRLLREAEGNVALRVVEASDKDSMEVSGRGELQLAILIETMRREGFELSVSRPRVVLQKDEATGNWQEPIEEVVIDVDEEHSGVVVQKMSERKAEMIEMRPSGGNRLRLVFYAPTRGLIGYQGELLTDTRGTAIMNRLFHGYAPYKGDIQGRRNGVLISNDQGEAVAYAMFKLEDRGPMMIEPGWKVYKGMIVGEHTRDNDLEINILKGKQLTNIRTTSKDEAVRLTPPIRMTLEKALAYIEEDELVEVTPKSIRLRKKFLDANDRKRAEKAKEAVA
- a CDS encoding flavin monoamine oxidase family protein produces the protein MSSLPSSVDVAIIGAGAAGLGAANALKNSGLSVLVLEARDRVGGRAHTIMASPDVTFDVGCGWLHSADENSFVKIAERLGFEINKSLPPWRERAYGKAFPQEDRDDFIRALDAFYDRAEKAAIDAEQSGRDVAASLSLEPGNRWNPMIDAISTYINGCELDQVSILDMDAYEDTDLNWRIRRGYGTLIAAYGATCPLALKCEVTLIDHSAKRVRIETSRGTLTADKVIVTVPTNLIADEAIRFHPPLPAKVDAARGLPLGLADKVTLALDQPETLPKEGNLRAATMRTEMGTYHIRPFGQPCIEGFFGGRFAQSLEDGGEGAIAAASIDEIVSFLGNDFRRKLKPLAESRWAHDPFARGSYSHALPGHAGDREVLAAPVDGRLFFAGEATSPGFFSTAHGARDSGDRAAKEILHAINK
- a CDS encoding IS5 family transposase — encoded protein: MRPRERRETGQADLLRSRLDAIIDMGHPLVKLAQTIDWSFLEQRFGAVYEDKPGRPPLPTRLMAGLAILKHTYDLSDEVLCERWVENPYYQFFCGEEFFQHRLVFDRSSLTRWRQRMGEEKLQALLQESLAVASKTEAIKPADLNRVIIDTTVQPKNVMFPTDARLLNRAREILVRLAKRYGVKLRQSYARVGKFALIKHQRYAHAKQFKRANRALKKLKIYLGRIIRDIGRKLGGNADLLGGVVLERMLARARQVLEQKQRQRGPKLYSLHAPEVECIGKGKAHRPYEFGVKVSVATTLAHAKGGQFVSHVKALPGNPYDGHTLATVIPEMEALIGNTIERALLDKGYRGHNAPPDYKFRVFISGQKRRVTPQIKRQLRRRSAVEPVIGHLKSEHRMGRNYLWHREGDAINAVLAAVGYNFRRLICWLRLLLWQIIATFPGSIQPENPGFFTADYLPHHNRRCRHR